Proteins from one Bombus affinis isolate iyBomAffi1 chromosome 1, iyBomAffi1.2, whole genome shotgun sequence genomic window:
- the LOC126917234 gene encoding LITAF domain-containing protein, whose product MYNTGPPPPYESPPYAPPGYSQTMGGVPPASPFTSAETYTTGPTIVTTIVPLGPGSTHTICPHCHAEIDTTTKTEPGMIAYISGVVIALMGCWLGCCLIPCCIDECMDIHHSCPNCKAYLGRYRR is encoded by the exons ATGTATAATACTGGACCACCACCACCTTATGAATCACCTCCATATGCACCGCCTGGTTATTCACAAACAATGGGTGGTGTTCCACCTGCTAGCCCTTTCACATCTGCAGAAACTT atACAACTGGACCAACTATAGTAACAACAATTGTTCCACTGGGGCCAGGATCAACACATACAATTTGTCCTCATTGCCATGCAGAAATAGATACTACAACAAAGACAGAACCTGGCATGATTGCCTATATATCTGGGGTTGTAATTGCATTAATGgg ATGTTGGTTGGGATGCTGTTTGATTCCATGCTGTATTGATGAATGTATGGATATTCATCATAGTTGTCCTAACTGTAAAGCTTATCTGGGACGTTATAGGAGATAA